The sequence below is a genomic window from Silene latifolia isolate original U9 population chromosome 7, ASM4854445v1, whole genome shotgun sequence.
GTTACTATGAATCAGCATTATTAATGTCACAAGTTTAGGTACCCATATAAACAAGAATACAAAATCTGATTGTGCCAAGTGTCCAACAAAAATTAAAGGAATTATCAGCGGGCTACTAAAATATAGTACCTCCATAACAATTCCCCTCATAGATTCCGAATGACTTGGAGAAACCTTTCCCACTCTCAACTGGAAGTCCCCAACCTGGTACTGGATCCCCTACAAGTTTAACGAAGCTACGACGAGTAAAAATCAACTTAAGAGTTTTTAAGAACTGCCTACAGAACTCATAGGCAATGGCAAAGAAGAGCATCATACACCTTCAAAGGTTGCCCCAGAAGATGATAATCAAAACTTTTACAAACCAAACTATAACCAAATAGTTGGATCGAAAATGTTACAGCCAACCATCAAAAAAACATTCCTGAGCAACAGTAGCTAAGTCATCCAAACAATTTTATATATTCATTTAAAGACTTGTAGTTGTGAATCATGCATGGCATATTTTATCCTCACAAGTGATTCTACTTGATCGGTATAAGCATGCACCTAGAACAGTATAGTTACATGTCTCCATGAAACAGAAAGCTTTGTCTCTCTAAGTCAGGTAAAAAATCACGGCGAAACATTACCTCAAAATTAAGCGATACTCTAGATTTGTATGATTGCAACTTCTCCATGATTAACTGTATATTTGAATCTGCTTCAAAAATAATTCGCTGGCCACGAATTATAAAGTAATATTTGTCGGGTTGATCTGGTATAGATATACCTAGAAAATCGCGTGCAAATTCAGCTGCCATTGACGGCTCTGATTAGCAACAAAAACATACACACACTTAGGGTACAGCCTAAAACCAAAAAAGTCACTACATTCCCATTGAAAATGGTTACAAAAATCAAGGAATTTCAAACCTCGGGTAATGGGTTTGTAGAAGGTGATGATAGATTTCCACCTTCCTTCTTTAACACCATTCAAACTTTCGACACACTGCGAAATTTCATTCATAATTTGGGTGTTGGCAGTAGCCCCAGCACTGGGAACCCAATGTAGAACCCTAAACAACACGGCCCGAAAGACACACAATTAGATCAATCCCACAAGATAAACATATAATTCAAGACCCAAAATAAGAAGGGTGGGAATTAGTGTTCACCATTTGACAGGCATCGGAGGAAGGTAATTCTGGGAAATCAATCAAGAAATTCGTATCTTCTTCAAGCAAATTACCTAAAACCCCATATGTATAATCAGATGATGAATAAAGTAGCATTACTAATTACGGAGTATTATACAACAAAAATTGCATCCGAAAACAGTAATTATTGACACGGTGGGAGaccgtcttattctataatttgtgatACTTCATACAAGAACGCTGTATAGGAGAGAGATAAGGGAAGTACCAGTATTTTTTTATCAGCTCCCAATCTCTGtcttcgattttctagggtttggcaAGTTTTTCTGGCAATTGTGTGTGATTTTTCAACAATCAAGGTGAAGCAGAGCAAATTTTCCCCGTCGAAGGTCAGGTGAAAAGTCGGTCAAAGCTCAACTCGTGTGACCTTGATTTGAGATGGACTTAGCTTCATAACTTACTTAACGAACCCAAATTAAAATTGGCTCGATTTAAAAAGCCTTTGAGTGACtcatacttttataataaaactaGTTTAGAACCTGTGTAAAATTGCACGAGCATgtataaataatactccctctatttttctatatatgactttctcacatttcgaaaTACacccttctctcttcaatatttcCCAAATTCTATGTTTAAATATAGTAATATGTATACTCATAAGAAAACGTTTTtcataaggaatttaatggtataatttttataattttttgccaaatatattttgtaaatattaaaatcAAAGGCTCGCCTCGAaaaagcaaaacgtcatatattaaaaaatgCAGGGAGTATATATTAGTCATttaaaatttataattaataatatcaCTCAATATTATAGTATGAATGTGCAAAATTTTAAACATTCAAATTAAAGTATAATATTGAATTGAGATTCAACATTTATAGTACCCCTAAGTCCTAACATATAGACCAAATTGATATATAATTGATATAATATCGGTGAAGACTTTTTTTTATGCTCGTGTCTCATATCTACCAAAGCATTCATAAGCCAATGTGCTTGTATCTTATTTCATATCGATGATAACTTTGAATGTAAGTGAATTACACTTGTCCCATATGTTATAAAaatcattaattaaaaaatataataaattcgTAAATCATGAAAACTTCAAACATATTTGGTGTGTAAGCAGGTATAGCCTCGTCCCACCCCCCATCACAAGTGGAATACTTGTACCCGTACCCCTTTGCGAATGCTCTACCCATACCCGTTTCAACGGGGGCGGGTATGGTGCGGCATCCATTGTACCCGCTCAACTAACATCTATATTCCTTACTAATTAATAATCACAGTATACAcgatccaaataattaaaattaaaagggTACATGTGTAAAATACGTATTGTAATACTTTAGAGGTAAACATCTGATATATACGGATTATTTTTTCATTATGTTTTTAACACTACACAACAATCTTCGTGTATTTTTTAAAGATATAGTACGATATGGATCATATGAAGTGAAGTTATTAAAAACATGGTAGGAATGAACCATACGAAaagacttttttttttctaatttcaaaaatatgaaataataaaattTTCATTTAATCTACTAATTTAATTTGATAGTAAACCTTGTTAAGCATATTTTGCTAACCTTATCtgttattataattttttttgctTCCACCGTTTGTCTAATAGAACTTTACTTACAGACTAAAACTCGTTACTACCCATATTTGCGGCGAGGTATATAGATGTTTTTAGTACACGAttttacactaaattaatatAAACCTTTTTACCAAACACCCTTAGTAGAACGACATAGTTATGATGTTGAAAAACACCCATAAATAATTGGCTAATTGTATATACCCTCATCAAAAAATTTCCATACAAACTATAAGTATGATACTCTTATATAGATGTTGTTTGGA
It includes:
- the LOC141592528 gene encoding mediator of RNA polymerase II transcription subunit 20a; the protein is MPVKWVLHWVPSAGATANTQIMNEISQCVESLNGVKEGRWKSIITFYKPITREPSMAAEFARDFLGISIPDQPDKYYFIIRGQRIIFEADSNIQLIMEKLQSYKSRVSLNFEGIQYQVGDFQLRVGKVSPSHSESMRGIVMEVEYLPLSSIDKSRQVLEDFIDIWKDTLSKRSLPGQFLHIEPNYTDYGLLDHYTSQHTAVQYATVMAQMIATVQPNQQVRN